The window TTTTAAACGGGGACATGATGAGCAGCTTTCCGTCCTCCACCGTGATTTCCGCTCCGATCCCTTCAAAGGAAGAAGACAAGGAATCGTTGAACTGTGCAGCCGTTTTCGCATCCATATAAACCGAATAGGGGTCTTTCAACGTGTCGATCATCCCTTGGATCGCGCCTTCCATCAGCTGATCCGGATTGACAGCTTGAACATACCTATCCATGATCAGATTGTAGGCCTTTTCTACCTTTGCCCACTCCGCTGTCGATGGATGCGCCCCCCCTTCATTCACTCCACTCTGCTTTTTTTCTGCAGTATTCGGGGGTCCCGCTTTTTCATACCCTGCCCACTTCAGTCCCCCATATGCTCCGCCGGCTCCTATAAGCAGGCAAACGATCATGGTTAATACAAGCCATTTTCGATTCATGCTGTTCCTCCTTCACCCATATCGGTCGTTTAGTAAGGCTGTTTTAAAAAGATTCTGTTCGACTTCTTAACAGAGACTTCCGAAATAGCCATCAGTAAAGTGTCAAAAAAACATCGCACGTGCTCCGGGTGCGATGTTGTTGTTACTTCACTATATGATTGGGTTGGACGAGTTATGAATCGATGTTGGCAAGAAGTTCATGACATCGACTGCTCAAGGGCAGTTTCAAACTGGTGGATGATATCCTCCGAATCTTCTATCCCCACAGAAATCCGAACGACCCTTTCGTTGATTCCCAGCTTTTCAAGTGCTTCAGGCGAGAGGGCGCGATGCGATGTGCCTAACGGATAGGATACTGTCGTTTCGACACCTGCAAGGGAAGGCACGATTTTGACCCAGCCAAGCGACTTGAAGAAGCGATGGTGATCGGCCGAGCCTGAAAGCTCGACGGTGACGACCGCTCCCTTGCCTTTAGGAGAGACAGCCTCTGGGTAATACACCGTTTGGATGCCGCGGTGCTCCTTCAGGGCGGATGCCAATCTTTCTGCATTGTGCGACTGGCGCTCCATCCTCAAGGCAAGCGTTTTGATGCCGCGGCATGTCAGCCAAGCCTCGAACGGACTTAAGTTCGACCCAAGATTCACGATCTTTCCCCTTGCTTTTTGGACAAGATCTTCATCCCCGGTCAGCACCCCGGATGAGACGTCGCTATGGCCACCCAAATATTTCGTAGCGCTGTGGACGACAAGATTGACCCCTTCCTTATACGGCTGAAGAAGGAGTGGCGTCGCGAAAGTATTGTCGATCATCGTCTTGATGCCTTTTTCCTGACCAATCTTTACAAGAGCCTGGATGTTTTCCACCCGGAGGAAAGGATTGGAGATGCTTTCAGAAAATAATAGCTTTGTATTTTCCTTGATTGCTGAGCGGATTTCCTCTTCATGTTCAAATGAAACAAAGGTCGTCTCGATGCCGAGCTCCTTTAGTTCATGATTCAATATATGAAAAGTCCCCCCGTAAACATCATCTGCCGCGACAATATGATCGCCGCTCTTCACGACCGATAGAAAACCTGCCAAAATCGCCGATAACCCTGATGACGAAGCAACACCTGCCGGAGCTTCCTCCAACTTGGCGACTGCCATTCCCAATTCATCCGTATTCGGATTGCCCGTCCTCGTATACAGATAAGATGAATCTCCATCGTAAAAGCCTTCCAGCTCTTCCAAGGAATCGAACGAAAACACGGACGTTTGATAAATCGGCGTCGACTTACTCTTGATTGCTTCCCTGCTCTTCAACGAACTATGTACGGACTTCGTAAAAAAATCCATCTATTCATCACCCCTGTACTTTGGTGCCTGTCACTTAAGTGCACGGCTGATTCCATTATACAGGTTATTGTTGATTTGTCAGAAGCTTCTGCATCATTTCTTCGTCCATCGGTCCGACAATTTTTTCCTGGATGATGCCTTTTTCGTCCAGAATATAAGAAGTCGGGATGGCAAAGGCACCGTATTCCTTCCCGATTTCCCCTTTTGCATCTAGGAGGACAGGAAATGGCATATGATAATCTTTCACAAAGCTTTTGACCTTATCCTGGCCTTTATCGAGACTTGTCAAGTTGACGGCTACGATTTGAAAGTTCAACTTCTCTGCCTTTTCATTATAAAATTTGACCATATGTGGAATTTCCGCTTGGCATGGCGGACACCAGGTCGCCCAGAAATTCAGGATGACTTTCTTTCCTTTAAAGTCAGACAGATTGGCGAATTTCCCATCGATCGTCTGCAACCGAAAATCCGGAGCTTTACTTCCTTTTTTCAATCCTCCTGAATCTCCTGTGTCAGCCGATCCTTGTCCATCAGCCAATTCGATTCCCTGCTCATTCGAGTTCCTTTTTTGGGAAGTCTTATCGATCAGGTTGAAAACCAAAATTCCCATCAGGAGCCCGACGACCAAAAGGGAGAAAATTCGTTTGTTCACTCTGTTGACCTCCTTTTCCAATAAAATATGAGCATTAACAAATAAAGCAGCAAATAACTAAATAAGCTTGGTGTCAGCAATGCCCCCTTGTTAGAATCAATGAATCCTTGGAACAGAAGAAAGAGCGTTTGCAGCTGCAAGATAAATGAATGATTCTTCTCTTTTTTGGCTTTAATCATGAAAGTCACCAGCAAGGCGTTCCCGGCAAGCTGGACACACATCGGAATGAGATCGAATCCGTT is drawn from Falsibacillus albus and contains these coding sequences:
- a CDS encoding peroxiredoxin family protein translates to MNKRIFSLLVVGLLMGILVFNLIDKTSQKRNSNEQGIELADGQGSADTGDSGGLKKGSKAPDFRLQTIDGKFANLSDFKGKKVILNFWATWCPPCQAEIPHMVKFYNEKAEKLNFQIVAVNLTSLDKGQDKVKSFVKDYHMPFPVLLDAKGEIGKEYGAFAIPTSYILDEKGIIQEKIVGPMDEEMMQKLLTNQQ
- a CDS encoding trans-sulfuration enzyme family protein: MDFFTKSVHSSLKSREAIKSKSTPIYQTSVFSFDSLEELEGFYDGDSSYLYTRTGNPNTDELGMAVAKLEEAPAGVASSSGLSAILAGFLSVVKSGDHIVAADDVYGGTFHILNHELKELGIETTFVSFEHEEEIRSAIKENTKLLFSESISNPFLRVENIQALVKIGQEKGIKTMIDNTFATPLLLQPYKEGVNLVVHSATKYLGGHSDVSSGVLTGDEDLVQKARGKIVNLGSNLSPFEAWLTCRGIKTLALRMERQSHNAERLASALKEHRGIQTVYYPEAVSPKGKGAVVTVELSGSADHHRFFKSLGWVKIVPSLAGVETTVSYPLGTSHRALSPEALEKLGINERVVRISVGIEDSEDIIHQFETALEQSMS